In Rattus norvegicus strain BN/NHsdMcwi chromosome 1, GRCr8, whole genome shotgun sequence, a genomic segment contains:
- the Lypd4 gene encoding ly6/PLAUR domain-containing protein 4 isoform X2: protein MVLKDWRSLQLLCLLEAISLLPWTRKGILSFKGCSSAFSYPPQITYLVSPPGVSIASYSRVCRSYLCNNLTNLEPFVRLKASQPISTLPSGKSCPTCVGKHDEECLPSFVTTENCPFSASTCHSSTLQFQAGNLNTTFLIMGCARESRKLLSDFQHIGSIRVTEVINILDKSSAVGAGHCSRGPSWSALLCLLRLFRH, encoded by the exons ATGGTACTGAAGGACTGGAGATCTCTGCAGCTGCTGTGCCTCTTAGAAGCCATCTCTTTACTGCCTT GGACCAGAAAGGGAATCTTGAGTTTCAAAGGCTGCAGCTCCGCCTTTTCCTACCCTCCACAAATCACCTACCTCGTGTCTCCGCCTGGAGTGTCCATCGCCTCCTACAGCCGAGTCTGCAGGTCCTATCTCTGCAACAACCTAACCAACCTGGAGCCGTTCGTGAGACTCAAGGCCAGCCAACCCATCTCCACACTGCCTTCTGGCAAAAGCTGTCCAACCTGCGTGGGCAAGCACGACGAGGAGTGTCTTCCAAGCTTTGTCACCACCGAGAACTGCCCCTTTTCTGCTTCCACCTGTCACAGTTCCACCTTGCAGTTTCAGGCAG GGAATCTCAATACCACCTTCCTCATCATGGGCTGTGCTCGTGAATCACGCAAGCTTTTATCAGACTTTCAGCACATTGGGAGCATCAGAGTGACTGAGGTCATCAACATCCTAGATAAGTCCTCGGCTGTCGGTGCAGGGCACTGCAGTCGAGGTCCCTCTTGGAGCGCCCTCTTATGCCTTCTTAGACTCTTCAGACACTGA
- the Dmrtc2 gene encoding doublesex- and mab-3-related transcription factor C2 isoform X4: MDPSETPALHHCSADSSPADEARVPQSTELIPRRPVSRSPTCARCRNHGVTAHLKGHKRLCLFQACECHKCVLILERRRVMAAQVALRRQQEAQLKRHLAQGLMKGAAPLKAPLRVKKGGIRPGVPSGKENIAPQPQNPHGAVPLVLTPPGKENYGPLLLSRPPEALPLPWTPVPPGPWGPGHWLPPGLSMPPPVVCRLLCQEPAVPLHPFPGFDPGTSLRLPTHGALPTCPGSRSVLTAPLSGEPQGPPNLPHTCSTLILQSCGTPDSLLLQPQAPGASCLAWTSGPSERQLQREAAEALVGLKDSSQAPRLTPSVPPNPAWISLLHPCGPPGASILVGEPGNPHKARLEEM; the protein is encoded by the exons ATGGACCCCAGTGAAACGCCAGCTCTCCACCACTGTTCTGCTGACTCTTCCCCAGCCGATGAGGCCAGAGTGCCCCAGAGTACAGAACTTATTCCCAGGAGACCAGTCAGTCGCTCTCCCACCTGCGCCCGCTGTCGGAACCATGGGGTCACAGCCCACCTCAAGGGCCACAAGCGCCTCTGCCTCTTCCAGGCTTGCGAGTGTCACAAATGTGTCCTCATCCT GGAACGTCGGAGGGTCATGGCTGCCCAAGTGGCCTTGCGCAGGCAGCAGGAGGCACAGCTGAAAAGGCACCTGGCTCAGGGACTGATGAAAGGGGCAGCCCCTCTGAAAGCCCCACTCCGTGTCAAGAAGGGAGGCATTCGGCCAGGGGTCCCTT CTGGAAAGGAGAACATAGCACCCCAGCCTCAGAATCCCCATGGAGCAGTCCCGCTGGTACTGACACCCCCAGGGAAG GAGAACTATGGGCCCCTGCTGCTCAGCCGCCCCCCAGAAGCCTTGCCTTTACCCTGGACTCCAGTGCCTCCTGGGCCTTGGGGCCCTGGACACTGGTTGCCCCCGGGCCTCTCAATGCCACCTCCAGTGGTGTGCCGCTTGCTGTGCCAAGAACCTGCTGTCCCTCTACATCCTTTCCCTG GCTTTGACCCTGGCACCTCTCTCCGGCTGCCCACTCATGGGGCCCTCCCGACCTGCCCAGGATCTCGCTCAGTACTGACGGCTCCACTTTCCGGAGAGCCCCAAGGACCCCCTAACCTGCCTCACAC GTGCTCAACTCTGATACTCCAGTCCTGTGGCACCCCAGACTCTCTTCTGCTACAACCGCAG GCCCCTGGAGCCTCCTGCCTGGCCTGGACATCTGGCCCCTCGGAGCGGCAGCTGCAGCGGGAGGCAGCTGAGGCCCTTGTAGGTCTGAAAGATTCTTCCCAGGCCCCACGCCTGACCCCATCTGTCCCCCCTAACCCTGCCTGGATCTCTCTGCTCCACCCCTGTGGCCCACCAG GAGCTTCTATTCTGGTTGGGGAACCTGGAAACCCTCACAAGGCAAGACTGGAAGAAATGTGA
- the Dmrtc2 gene encoding doublesex- and mab-3-related transcription factor C2 isoform X1 — translation MWLPKAEGLGRTEPMELSGPTTPAPRSMDPSETPALHHCSADSSPADEARVPQSTELIPRRPVSRSPTCARCRNHGVTAHLKGHKRLCLFQACECHKCVLILERRRVMAAQVALRRQQEAQLKRHLAQGLMKGAAPLKAPLRVKKGGIRPGVPSGKENIAPQPQNPHGAVPLVLTPPGKENYGPLLLSRPPEALPLPWTPVPPGPWGPGHWLPPGLSMPPPVVCRLLCQEPAVPLHPFPGFDPGTSLRLPTHGALPTCPGSRSVLTAPLSGEPQGPPNLPHTCSTLILQSCGTPDSLLLQPQAPGASCLAWTSGPSERQLQREAAEALVGLKDSSQAPRLTPSVPPNPAWISLLHPCGPPAPPGGRGFQPVGPPLRPSPGSSVSLHIGRLGSISLLS, via the exons ATGTGGCTTCCCAAAGCAGAAGGGCTGGGTAGGACAGAGCCCATGGAACTGTCCGGACCCACCACTCCTGCCCCTAGATCCATGGACCCCAGTGAAACGCCAGCTCTCCACCACTGTTCTGCTGACTCTTCCCCAGCCGATGAGGCCAGAGTGCCCCAGAGTACAGAACTTATTCCCAGGAGACCAGTCAGTCGCTCTCCCACCTGCGCCCGCTGTCGGAACCATGGGGTCACAGCCCACCTCAAGGGCCACAAGCGCCTCTGCCTCTTCCAGGCTTGCGAGTGTCACAAATGTGTCCTCATCCT GGAACGTCGGAGGGTCATGGCTGCCCAAGTGGCCTTGCGCAGGCAGCAGGAGGCACAGCTGAAAAGGCACCTGGCTCAGGGACTGATGAAAGGGGCAGCCCCTCTGAAAGCCCCACTCCGTGTCAAGAAGGGAGGCATTCGGCCAGGGGTCCCTT CTGGAAAGGAGAACATAGCACCCCAGCCTCAGAATCCCCATGGAGCAGTCCCGCTGGTACTGACACCCCCAGGGAAG GAGAACTATGGGCCCCTGCTGCTCAGCCGCCCCCCAGAAGCCTTGCCTTTACCCTGGACTCCAGTGCCTCCTGGGCCTTGGGGCCCTGGACACTGGTTGCCCCCGGGCCTCTCAATGCCACCTCCAGTGGTGTGCCGCTTGCTGTGCCAAGAACCTGCTGTCCCTCTACATCCTTTCCCTG GCTTTGACCCTGGCACCTCTCTCCGGCTGCCCACTCATGGGGCCCTCCCGACCTGCCCAGGATCTCGCTCAGTACTGACGGCTCCACTTTCCGGAGAGCCCCAAGGACCCCCTAACCTGCCTCACAC GTGCTCAACTCTGATACTCCAGTCCTGTGGCACCCCAGACTCTCTTCTGCTACAACCGCAG GCCCCTGGAGCCTCCTGCCTGGCCTGGACATCTGGCCCCTCGGAGCGGCAGCTGCAGCGGGAGGCAGCTGAGGCCCTTGTAGGTCTGAAAGATTCTTCCCAGGCCCCACGCCTGACCCCATCTGTCCCCCCTAACCCTGCCTGGATCTCTCTGCTCCACCCCTGTGGCCCACCAG CTCCTCCTGGGGGAAGAGGATTCCAGCCTGTTGGCCCACCTCTCCGGCCCAGTCCAggttcctctgtctctctgcatatTGGGCGTCTGGGATCCATCTCTCTCCTCAGCTAG
- the Lypd4 gene encoding ly6/PLAUR domain-containing protein 4 isoform X1, protein MVLKDWRSLQLLCLLEAISLLPCAEALLCYEATASAFRAVSLHNWKWLLLRSMVCNQREGCEETIVFIETGTRKGILSFKGCSSAFSYPPQITYLVSPPGVSIASYSRVCRSYLCNNLTNLEPFVRLKASQPISTLPSGKSCPTCVGKHDEECLPSFVTTENCPFSASTCHSSTLQFQAGNLNTTFLIMGCARESRKLLSDFQHIGSIRVTEVINILDKSSAVGAGHCSRGPSWSALLCLLRLFRH, encoded by the exons ATGGTACTGAAGGACTGGAGATCTCTGCAGCTGCTGTGCCTCTTAGAAGCCATCTCTTTACTGCCTT GTGCTGAAGCTCTTCTGTGCTACGAGGCAACAGCTTCAGCCTTCAGAGCTGTGTCCTTGCATAACTGGAAGTGGCTTCTGTTGAGGAGCATGGTGTGCAATCAGAGAGAGGGCTGCGAGGAGACCATAGTGTTCATCGAGACAG GGACCAGAAAGGGAATCTTGAGTTTCAAAGGCTGCAGCTCCGCCTTTTCCTACCCTCCACAAATCACCTACCTCGTGTCTCCGCCTGGAGTGTCCATCGCCTCCTACAGCCGAGTCTGCAGGTCCTATCTCTGCAACAACCTAACCAACCTGGAGCCGTTCGTGAGACTCAAGGCCAGCCAACCCATCTCCACACTGCCTTCTGGCAAAAGCTGTCCAACCTGCGTGGGCAAGCACGACGAGGAGTGTCTTCCAAGCTTTGTCACCACCGAGAACTGCCCCTTTTCTGCTTCCACCTGTCACAGTTCCACCTTGCAGTTTCAGGCAG GGAATCTCAATACCACCTTCCTCATCATGGGCTGTGCTCGTGAATCACGCAAGCTTTTATCAGACTTTCAGCACATTGGGAGCATCAGAGTGACTGAGGTCATCAACATCCTAGATAAGTCCTCGGCTGTCGGTGCAGGGCACTGCAGTCGAGGTCCCTCTTGGAGCGCCCTCTTATGCCTTCTTAGACTCTTCAGACACTGA
- the Dmrtc2 gene encoding doublesex- and mab-3-related transcription factor C2 isoform X2: MWLPKAEGLGRTEPMELSGPTTPAPRSMDPSETPALHHCSADSSPADEARVPQSTELIPRRPVSRSPTCARCRNHGVTAHLKGHKRLCLFQACECHKCVLILERRRVMAAQVALRRQQEAQLKRHLAQGLMKGAAPLKAPLRVKKGGIRPGVPSGKENIAPQPQNPHGAVPLVLTPPGKENYGPLLLSRPPEALPLPWTPVPPGPWGPGHWLPPGLSMPPPVVCRLLCQEPAVPLHPFPGFDPGTSLRLPTHGALPTCPGSRSVLTAPLSGEPQGPPNLPHTCSTLILQSCGTPDSLLLQPQAPGASCLAWTSGPSERQLQREAAEALVGLKDSSQAPRLTPSVPPNPAWISLLHPCGPPGASILVGEPGNPHKARLEEM, from the exons ATGTGGCTTCCCAAAGCAGAAGGGCTGGGTAGGACAGAGCCCATGGAACTGTCCGGACCCACCACTCCTGCCCCTAGATCCATGGACCCCAGTGAAACGCCAGCTCTCCACCACTGTTCTGCTGACTCTTCCCCAGCCGATGAGGCCAGAGTGCCCCAGAGTACAGAACTTATTCCCAGGAGACCAGTCAGTCGCTCTCCCACCTGCGCCCGCTGTCGGAACCATGGGGTCACAGCCCACCTCAAGGGCCACAAGCGCCTCTGCCTCTTCCAGGCTTGCGAGTGTCACAAATGTGTCCTCATCCT GGAACGTCGGAGGGTCATGGCTGCCCAAGTGGCCTTGCGCAGGCAGCAGGAGGCACAGCTGAAAAGGCACCTGGCTCAGGGACTGATGAAAGGGGCAGCCCCTCTGAAAGCCCCACTCCGTGTCAAGAAGGGAGGCATTCGGCCAGGGGTCCCTT CTGGAAAGGAGAACATAGCACCCCAGCCTCAGAATCCCCATGGAGCAGTCCCGCTGGTACTGACACCCCCAGGGAAG GAGAACTATGGGCCCCTGCTGCTCAGCCGCCCCCCAGAAGCCTTGCCTTTACCCTGGACTCCAGTGCCTCCTGGGCCTTGGGGCCCTGGACACTGGTTGCCCCCGGGCCTCTCAATGCCACCTCCAGTGGTGTGCCGCTTGCTGTGCCAAGAACCTGCTGTCCCTCTACATCCTTTCCCTG GCTTTGACCCTGGCACCTCTCTCCGGCTGCCCACTCATGGGGCCCTCCCGACCTGCCCAGGATCTCGCTCAGTACTGACGGCTCCACTTTCCGGAGAGCCCCAAGGACCCCCTAACCTGCCTCACAC GTGCTCAACTCTGATACTCCAGTCCTGTGGCACCCCAGACTCTCTTCTGCTACAACCGCAG GCCCCTGGAGCCTCCTGCCTGGCCTGGACATCTGGCCCCTCGGAGCGGCAGCTGCAGCGGGAGGCAGCTGAGGCCCTTGTAGGTCTGAAAGATTCTTCCCAGGCCCCACGCCTGACCCCATCTGTCCCCCCTAACCCTGCCTGGATCTCTCTGCTCCACCCCTGTGGCCCACCAG GAGCTTCTATTCTGGTTGGGGAACCTGGAAACCCTCACAAGGCAAGACTGGAAGAAATGTGA
- the Lypd4 gene encoding ly6/PLAUR domain-containing protein 4 isoform X3: MVCNQREGCEETIVFIETGTRKGILSFKGCSSAFSYPPQITYLVSPPGVSIASYSRVCRSYLCNNLTNLEPFVRLKASQPISTLPSGKSCPTCVGKHDEECLPSFVTTENCPFSASTCHSSTLQFQAGNLNTTFLIMGCARESRKLLSDFQHIGSIRVTEVINILDKSSAVGAGHCSRGPSWSALLCLLRLFRH; the protein is encoded by the exons ATGGTGTGCAATCAGAGAGAGGGCTGCGAGGAGACCATAGTGTTCATCGAGACAG GGACCAGAAAGGGAATCTTGAGTTTCAAAGGCTGCAGCTCCGCCTTTTCCTACCCTCCACAAATCACCTACCTCGTGTCTCCGCCTGGAGTGTCCATCGCCTCCTACAGCCGAGTCTGCAGGTCCTATCTCTGCAACAACCTAACCAACCTGGAGCCGTTCGTGAGACTCAAGGCCAGCCAACCCATCTCCACACTGCCTTCTGGCAAAAGCTGTCCAACCTGCGTGGGCAAGCACGACGAGGAGTGTCTTCCAAGCTTTGTCACCACCGAGAACTGCCCCTTTTCTGCTTCCACCTGTCACAGTTCCACCTTGCAGTTTCAGGCAG GGAATCTCAATACCACCTTCCTCATCATGGGCTGTGCTCGTGAATCACGCAAGCTTTTATCAGACTTTCAGCACATTGGGAGCATCAGAGTGACTGAGGTCATCAACATCCTAGATAAGTCCTCGGCTGTCGGTGCAGGGCACTGCAGTCGAGGTCCCTCTTGGAGCGCCCTCTTATGCCTTCTTAGACTCTTCAGACACTGA
- the Dmrtc2 gene encoding doublesex- and mab-3-related transcription factor C2: protein MDPSETPALHHCSADSSPADEARVPQSTELIPRRPVSRSPTCARCRNHGVTAHLKGHKRLCLFQACECHKCVLILERRRVMAAQVALRRQQEAQLKRHLAQGLMKGAAPLKAPLRVKKGGIRPGVPSGKENIAPQPQNPHGAVPLVLTPPGKENYGPLLLSRPPEALPLPWTPVPPGPWGPGHWLPPGLSMPPPVVCRLLCQEPAVPLHPFPGFDPGTSLRLPTHGALPTCPGSRSVLTAPLSGEPQGPPNLPHTCSTLILQSCGTPDSLLLQPQAPGASCLAWTSGPSERQLQREAAEALVGLKDSSQAPRLTPSVPPNPAWISLLHPCGPPAPPGGRGFQPVGPPLRPSPGSSVSLHIGRLGSISLLS, encoded by the exons ATGGACCCCAGTGAAACGCCAGCTCTCCACCACTGTTCTGCTGACTCTTCCCCAGCCGATGAGGCCAGAGTGCCCCAGAGTACAGAACTTATTCCCAGGAGACCAGTCAGTCGCTCTCCCACCTGCGCCCGCTGTCGGAACCATGGGGTCACAGCCCACCTCAAGGGCCACAAGCGCCTCTGCCTCTTCCAGGCTTGCGAGTGTCACAAATGTGTCCTCATCCT GGAACGTCGGAGGGTCATGGCTGCCCAAGTGGCCTTGCGCAGGCAGCAGGAGGCACAGCTGAAAAGGCACCTGGCTCAGGGACTGATGAAAGGGGCAGCCCCTCTGAAAGCCCCACTCCGTGTCAAGAAGGGAGGCATTCGGCCAGGGGTCCCTT CTGGAAAGGAGAACATAGCACCCCAGCCTCAGAATCCCCATGGAGCAGTCCCGCTGGTACTGACACCCCCAGGGAAG GAGAACTATGGGCCCCTGCTGCTCAGCCGCCCCCCAGAAGCCTTGCCTTTACCCTGGACTCCAGTGCCTCCTGGGCCTTGGGGCCCTGGACACTGGTTGCCCCCGGGCCTCTCAATGCCACCTCCAGTGGTGTGCCGCTTGCTGTGCCAAGAACCTGCTGTCCCTCTACATCCTTTCCCTG GCTTTGACCCTGGCACCTCTCTCCGGCTGCCCACTCATGGGGCCCTCCCGACCTGCCCAGGATCTCGCTCAGTACTGACGGCTCCACTTTCCGGAGAGCCCCAAGGACCCCCTAACCTGCCTCACAC GTGCTCAACTCTGATACTCCAGTCCTGTGGCACCCCAGACTCTCTTCTGCTACAACCGCAG GCCCCTGGAGCCTCCTGCCTGGCCTGGACATCTGGCCCCTCGGAGCGGCAGCTGCAGCGGGAGGCAGCTGAGGCCCTTGTAGGTCTGAAAGATTCTTCCCAGGCCCCACGCCTGACCCCATCTGTCCCCCCTAACCCTGCCTGGATCTCTCTGCTCCACCCCTGTGGCCCACCAG CTCCTCCTGGGGGAAGAGGATTCCAGCCTGTTGGCCCACCTCTCCGGCCCAGTCCAggttcctctgtctctctgcatatTGGGCGTCTGGGATCCATCTCTCTCCTCAGCTAG